A region of Natribaculum luteum DNA encodes the following proteins:
- a CDS encoding OsmC family protein, whose product MSDRDLQADQQPLKEQYEDDPEEARITLTATGEQEADVRSCHVDIGRAVYEAELHEGAAGPGTAACSGDLLLGALAACAQLTTQAVADAFGVDADIDTEVRGDLDLRGTLGVDDDVPVGFQDIELETTVEGDVDEETADALERYAERYCVVYQTLTNPPEIETNWQFEG is encoded by the coding sequence ATGTCCGACCGAGACCTGCAAGCGGACCAGCAGCCGTTGAAAGAACAGTACGAGGACGACCCCGAGGAAGCCCGGATCACGCTGACGGCGACCGGCGAGCAGGAGGCCGACGTCCGGTCCTGTCACGTCGACATCGGACGAGCGGTGTACGAGGCCGAACTCCACGAGGGCGCTGCGGGCCCTGGAACCGCCGCCTGCTCCGGCGACCTGCTGCTCGGCGCGCTGGCCGCCTGCGCACAGCTCACGACGCAGGCGGTCGCCGACGCGTTCGGCGTCGACGCCGACATCGACACCGAGGTGCGTGGCGACCTGGACCTCCGCGGGACGCTCGGCGTCGACGACGACGTTCCGGTCGGGTTCCAGGACATCGAACTCGAGACGACCGTCGAGGGCGACGTCGACGAGGAGACGGCCGACGCGCTCGAGCGATACGCGGAGCGCTACTGTGTCGTCTACCAGACGCTGACGAATCCGCCCGAGATCGAGACGAACTGGCAGTTCGAGGGGTAA
- a CDS encoding DUF393 domain-containing protein translates to MTEFTGILLFDGDCPFCSAAATAMRQLPDVGAVQWDDPAAQAFLEAQFDEAPFALFFVDGEAETVWAGEAAASELCERAGMPVLIQDVVGDNYETVADAIRTVSGLEREPDPYHGEYPLADEAAARFDELAAQGRQTHAPRETDS, encoded by the coding sequence ATGACCGAGTTCACCGGTATCCTGCTCTTCGACGGCGACTGCCCGTTCTGTTCGGCCGCGGCGACTGCCATGCGCCAGCTTCCGGACGTCGGTGCGGTGCAGTGGGACGACCCCGCCGCGCAGGCGTTCCTCGAGGCGCAGTTCGACGAGGCCCCGTTCGCGCTGTTTTTCGTCGACGGCGAGGCCGAGACGGTCTGGGCCGGCGAGGCCGCGGCGAGCGAACTGTGCGAGCGGGCCGGCATGCCCGTCCTGATCCAGGACGTCGTCGGCGACAACTACGAGACGGTGGCCGACGCGATCCGGACGGTCTCCGGCCTCGAACGCGAGCCCGACCCGTACCACGGAGAGTATCCGCTGGCCGACGAGGCGGCGGCGCGATTCGACGAGCTGGCCGCCCAGGGCCGGCAGACGCACGCTCCGAGGGAAACGGATTCGTGA
- a CDS encoding rhomboid family intramembrane serine protease has protein sequence MAKCDVCGKEESMPYKCRHCGGTYCAEHRLPENHDCSGLRDWNDPGGVFDSGFDDSVNTGESTSKTSSITSKLGINTGPGGMLAYFRGNVTYLFLTLMWVTFALQFVTGLVLAQAALTSIFVLTPQHPEYIWTWFTSIFAHGGFYHIVGNSIVIFFFGPLVERYVGSRNFAILFLASGALAGLGQIFVQIATGPVTPMTAGVLGASGAALAIMGVLTVLNPGLKVYLYFILPIPIWVLTGGYAVVSVFFISTGGGGPIAHAAHLVGLAIGLGYGEYVKRTQNVHAPSQFQLGGGPGGPGGPGGPGRGRGPF, from the coding sequence ATGGCCAAGTGCGACGTGTGTGGGAAAGAAGAAAGCATGCCGTACAAGTGTCGGCACTGCGGGGGGACGTACTGTGCCGAACACCGGTTGCCCGAAAACCACGACTGTTCAGGCCTGCGTGACTGGAACGATCCAGGCGGGGTGTTCGACAGCGGCTTCGACGACAGCGTGAACACCGGGGAGAGCACGTCGAAAACCTCGAGTATTACCTCGAAACTCGGCATTAACACGGGTCCTGGCGGGATGCTGGCGTACTTCCGCGGGAACGTGACCTACCTGTTCCTCACGCTCATGTGGGTGACGTTCGCCTTGCAGTTCGTAACGGGACTCGTATTGGCTCAAGCCGCTCTCACGTCGATCTTCGTCCTCACACCGCAGCATCCGGAGTATATCTGGACCTGGTTCACGTCGATCTTCGCCCACGGCGGGTTCTACCACATCGTCGGGAACAGCATCGTGATCTTCTTCTTCGGACCGCTCGTCGAGCGGTACGTCGGGTCGCGAAACTTCGCGATCCTCTTTCTCGCCAGCGGGGCGCTCGCGGGTCTCGGACAGATCTTCGTCCAGATCGCGACGGGACCCGTGACGCCGATGACGGCCGGCGTTCTCGGCGCAAGCGGGGCCGCTCTCGCTATTATGGGTGTCCTGACGGTTCTGAATCCCGGTCTCAAGGTGTACCTCTATTTCATCCTCCCGATCCCGATCTGGGTGTTGACCGGGGGCTACGCGGTCGTCAGCGTCTTCTTCATCAGCACCGGCGGCGGCGGTCCGATCGCCCACGCGGCACACCTCGTCGGGCTCGCCATCGGACTCGGCTACGGCGAGTACGTAAAGCGCACGCAGAACGTCCATGCCCCGAGCCAGTTCCAGCTGGGTGGCGGCCCCGGCGGTCCTGGCGGCCCAGGCGGTCCAGGTCGCGGCCGCGGTCCCTTCTAA
- a CDS encoding endonuclease V: protein MEALQREIARVAVFEDDLEFDPSVLADPLAATAGDADPPIVAGVDQSFLDGRALSAVVAMQAGEVIERVHAVTPLEIEYIPGLLSFREGRPIFEALEALSVDPDLLLFDGSGRIHFRQAGIATHMGVVRDVPSVGVAKSLLCGTPREDTDGLPAGARVPIEANSRVDAPDGTLLGYAVQTKQYDSPNRHVNPLYVSAGHRVGPETAADVVLALASGYKLPEPIRLADSYADEAKREVDD from the coding sequence ATGGAGGCGCTCCAGCGCGAGATCGCCCGCGTCGCCGTCTTCGAGGACGACCTCGAGTTCGACCCCTCGGTCCTCGCCGATCCCCTCGCCGCCACCGCAGGCGACGCCGACCCGCCGATCGTCGCCGGCGTCGACCAGTCGTTTCTCGACGGCCGCGCGCTGAGTGCCGTCGTCGCGATGCAAGCCGGCGAGGTGATCGAGCGCGTCCACGCGGTGACGCCGCTCGAGATCGAGTACATCCCGGGGCTGCTCTCCTTTCGCGAGGGCCGGCCGATTTTCGAGGCACTCGAGGCGCTGTCGGTCGACCCCGACCTGTTGCTGTTCGACGGCAGCGGCCGCATCCACTTCCGGCAGGCCGGCATCGCGACGCACATGGGGGTCGTCCGCGATGTGCCGAGCGTCGGCGTCGCCAAGAGCCTGCTCTGTGGCACGCCGCGCGAGGACACAGACGGCCTGCCGGCCGGCGCGCGGGTGCCGATCGAGGCGAACTCGAGGGTCGACGCTCCCGACGGGACGCTGCTTGGCTATGCGGTCCAGACGAAGCAGTACGACTCCCCCAACCGTCACGTCAACCCGCTGTACGTGAGCGCCGGCCACCGCGTCGGCCCCGAGACCGCCGCCGACGTCGTCCTCGCGCTCGCCTCGGGGTACAAACTGCCGGAGCCGATCCGGCTGGCCGACAGCTACGCGGACGAGGCGAAGCGGGAGGTCGACGATTAG
- a CDS encoding SDR family oxidoreductase, producing the protein MAIPAEAEETDGGDEDSAAGDDEPTDPVDEPTDSSREPDQATRTDDDRYTRKNCVLITGCSSGIGRATATAFLEEGWLVVATARDTEDIEDLAEAGCETMALDVTEPDQVAAVVEETVDLGGAIDCLVNNAGYAQMGPLEDVSTVDLHRQFDVNVYGPHRLTRAAVPHMRAQGEGRIINVSSVLGRLSVAGSGAYSGSKFALEAMSDALRAELEEFGVDVVVVEPGPVDTSFPDRVDDELPGGRTPAYESLYEILDDAQLIGGGGPLAVDPDEVADAIVQAGTCAEPPVRYPVGTVAQVGLYARYLPDRLRDAAYGLLRKVV; encoded by the coding sequence ATGGCCATCCCAGCGGAAGCCGAAGAGACCGACGGCGGGGACGAGGACTCCGCCGCTGGCGACGACGAACCGACCGATCCCGTCGACGAGCCGACGGACTCGAGTCGCGAACCCGACCAGGCGACGCGGACGGACGACGACCGCTACACGCGCAAGAACTGCGTCCTGATCACGGGCTGTTCGTCCGGTATCGGCCGCGCCACGGCGACGGCCTTCCTCGAGGAAGGGTGGCTGGTCGTCGCGACCGCCCGGGACACGGAGGACATCGAAGACCTCGCAGAGGCGGGCTGCGAGACCATGGCACTCGACGTGACGGAACCCGACCAGGTCGCCGCGGTCGTCGAGGAGACCGTCGACCTCGGCGGGGCGATCGACTGCCTCGTCAACAACGCCGGCTACGCCCAGATGGGGCCGCTCGAGGACGTCTCCACCGTGGACCTCCACCGGCAGTTCGACGTCAACGTCTACGGTCCCCACCGGCTGACCCGTGCCGCGGTCCCGCACATGCGCGCGCAGGGCGAGGGGCGGATCATCAACGTCTCGAGCGTACTCGGGCGGCTCTCGGTCGCTGGCTCGGGCGCGTACTCGGGCTCGAAGTTCGCACTCGAGGCGATGAGCGACGCGCTCCGGGCGGAACTCGAGGAGTTTGGCGTCGACGTGGTCGTCGTCGAACCCGGACCGGTGGACACGTCGTTCCCCGACCGCGTCGACGACGAGTTACCCGGCGGTCGCACGCCCGCCTACGAGTCGCTGTACGAGATCCTCGACGACGCCCAGCTGATCGGCGGCGGCGGGCCACTCGCCGTCGATCCCGACGAGGTCGCCGACGCGATCGTCCAGGCGGGGACCTGCGCCGAGCCGCCGGTGCGCTACCCCGTCGGCACCGTCGCCCAGGTCGGGCTGTACGCCCGGTATCTCCCCGACAGACTGCGTGACGCCGCCTACGGCCTCCTCCGAAAGGTCGTCTGA